The sequence below is a genomic window from Fuerstiella sp..
TTGCCGCGAATGAATTTGTTGTGGCGACAGGGCCGCTGACTCCTATGCTGAACAGGGTTCTGGGTTGTCGGATTCCTATCCAGCCTGGCAAGGGGTATTCGATTACCATGGCACGTCCCCAGGTCTGTCCGCGTTATCCGTTGCTGCTGCAGGAGGCGCACGTGGGGATCACGCCATTTGACACCGGCTACCGGATTGGCAGTACGATGGAGTTCGCAGGTTACAACTCCGAACTCAGTCCGGGACGACTGCAGTATCTGCGCGACGGTGCGGCGCAGTATCTGGTGGAGCCACTGGCGGAACCAGTGAACGAAGAATGGTTTGGCTGGCGCCCGATGACCTGGGACGGGTTGCCTTACATCGATCGTACACCGCGTTTCAACAATGTCTGGGTTGCTGCGGGCCACAATATGCTGGGCCTGAGTATGGGGGCCGCGACCGGCAAACTCATGACGGAACTGATCACGGGACAACCACCACATATCAGTCCGGAACCTTACAGAATTGGCCGCCGCTGAACCGCTAGGACTGACTACAGACGTTCCCTGTGTCTGTTAAGGGCAATAGAAACGCAGTAGGGAATTTGCAATTCCGTTTACATGTTTTGTTTGTTTGGCGTACGGCAGATAAGGATCCTTCGGCGCGCCGTGCGCACTATTCCGGTACGAATTCACCTATGGTATACCTTGGGCATCCGGCAGTCAGATTCCCAGCGATGTTTTGAAGCTTCAGGGGGATTCGTCAGTAAACTGACAATATCAGTTGGCAGGATCCAGAATTCGGGCCAGGAACGTAATGATGAATGATTCATTCCCGCGAATAACGAGCCGTCGAATGCAGTTCGAAGGCGGATCTGCGATCGGTACCAGCAACCGCTGGGAGAAAAGTCAGTATTGTTCAATTCTGACCCGAGCCGGAATTGTTGGTTGTGGTGTCTACGATATGGAATCGGCTGCGACGTTCGACCAGGCAATTGCGATTGCTCGGGGAACGCCTGCAAATCCACTGGTTGAACCGGAAGATCTCCTGGATGCAAAGATCGTTGATGCCAGTCCCAGGGCGAGGTCATTTGGTATTGAAGTGGGAATGACGGGTCGGGAAGCCACTGAAATCATGCTGTCGGTTTATCCGAAGAAGCCGGATGTTGCTGGTTCACCGGTGCACGTCAAATTTCTTGACCACGTTACGATTATCGTGGAAGACCTGGAACGCAGTCGCAGATTTTATACCGACGTCCTTGGGATGCAGGTTGTGGAGCGTCCGGACTTTTCATTCGACGGAATGTGGCTGAACGCCGGGGGAACTCAGGTTCATCTGATCCTCGATCATCCCGAATGTGCTGATCCGGGATATCCAAACATGCACGGGGAAACCCTTCCTGGCCGGGTTCATCACTTTGCTTTTGAGGTCGATGATGCACACGCTGCCGCCGATCGTCTTAAAGAACATGGTGTCACAATCCAGGGTGGCCCGGTGCCCCGTCCGGATGGCTGCATTCAGGTCTGGTTCTTTGATCCGGACGAACATATCGTCGAAGTGTTCCACAAAGTGTAGTCTGCACAGATGAATCGGAGATGATGCGACAGGCGAGGGGTCTCGGTTGATCAACAGATCTGACTCTTACCTCACGTTGAAATGCCGCCCGGTGACTGTCCGTCCCGAGTCGTCACTATGTGTTTTTGACCGTTCATAGTCCGAGATTTTAGGTGTAGGAGACACCTCGAATCGGACGGCTTCACCGTTGCTACGCAAAAAAGGACAGATCTCGTGCCTCTGACATGATTCACGCTGAAGCCGGTTCGTGTTTTATATGGGAAACGTTAATAACCGGGGACGAAGAATCACGGCTCGTTTATCTGCGTACGGCTCCGGAATGTTCCAGTAACTGCTCAAGCACATCATAAGGTTGAGCACCGGCTGCGGCGTGTTGTCCGGCAACAAACGTGGGGACCGATGTCACACCAAGCTTCCGTGACCGTTCCCAGTCCTGGTCAACGGCTGATCGATAATGTCCGGTGCTCAATTCGTCACGGCAGACGGATTCCTGCACTCCCATGCCGCTTGCGATTTCAATGAGATTTTCAATCAGGGCGATGTTGATTCCGTCTGCGAAGTACGCTTGGAAAAGTCGGTTGTGGATCTGCTCTCCGTCCGGCTGTGTGACCATAAATGCGGCGAATTCCTGGGCAAGACGGCTGTTATAAGTCATCCTGCGGTCCCCGTATGGCAGACCTTCGATTTCCATCAGTTGTTTCATGCGGACCTGCGCTGCCGAAATATCGATGCCACGACCGGCGAACAACTGTTCCAGTGTCATTCCTTCCGTTGGTGTTTTCGGGTGCAGTGGAAAATGGACGAA
It includes:
- a CDS encoding DUF1805 domain-containing protein, with product MNDSFPRITSRRMQFEGGSAIGTSNRWEKSQYCSILTRAGIVGCGVYDMESAATFDQAIAIARGTPANPLVEPEDLLDAKIVDASPRARSFGIEVGMTGREATEIMLSVYPKKPDVAGSPVHVKFLDHVTIIVEDLERSRRFYTDVLGMQVVERPDFSFDGMWLNAGGTQVHLILDHPECADPGYPNMHGETLPGRVHHFAFEVDDAHAAADRLKEHGVTIQGGPVPRPDGCIQVWFFDPDEHIVEVFHKV
- a CDS encoding DsbA family protein, which produces MRIERLRTEWDIDIRFVHFPLHPKTPTEGMTLEQLFAGRGIDISAAQVRMKQLMEIEGLPYGDRRMTYNSRLAQEFAAFMVTQPDGEQIHNRLFQAYFADGINIALIENLIEIASGMGVQESVCRDELSTGHYRSAVDQDWERSRKLGVTSVPTFVAGQHAAAGAQPYDVLEQLLEHSGAVRR